A window from Camelus bactrianus isolate YW-2024 breed Bactrian camel chromosome 23, ASM4877302v1, whole genome shotgun sequence encodes these proteins:
- the MDM4 gene encoding protein Mdm4 isoform X8: MTSFSTSAQCSTSDSACRISPEQTNQVRPKLPLLKILQAAGAQGEMFTVKEVMHYLGQYIMVKQLYDQQEQHMVYCGGDLLGELLGRQSFSVKDPSPLYDMLRKNLVTLATATTGNVYRN; encoded by the exons ATGACGTCATTTTCCACCTCTGCACAGTGTTCAACATCTGACAGTGCTTGCAGGATCTCTCCAGAACAAACCAACCAG GTACGACCGAAACTGCCACTTTTGAAGATTTTGCAGGCAGCAGGTGCACAAGGTGAAATGTTCACTGTTAAAGAG GTCATGCACTACCTGGGCCAGTATATAATGGTGAAGCAGCTGTATGACCAGCAGGAGCAGCACATGGTGTATTGTGGTGGAGACCTCTTGGGGGAACTGCTAGGTCGTCAGAGCTTCTCCGTGAAAGATCCAAG CCCTCTCTATGATATGCTAAGAAAGAATCTTGTCACTTTAGCTACTGCTACTACAG